CGCATCATGCGGATGAAGACCAGGTTGACCGAATGCTGGAACGCGATGCGCACGGTCATGTTGCGCTCGCCCGCCTGGCGCTCGAAGTTGGTGAAGCTCTGCAGCCCGCCGCCGGTGTAGAACCCTTCCCCGGCGCTGCCGGAGTACTTGCGCTCCATCGCGGCCTCGAGCATCGCCATCAGCTCGCGCTCCTCGGGCTTCTTCGCCTTGGACAGGTAATCCACCGCCCAGTGGGCGAGCGTATCCTGCCGTGCCAGCCGCAACCCGGCCAGTTCGGCGCGGCCCATGCCGGCGTATTGCGCATGCAGCTCGCTGATGATTTCCAGGTAGGTCACCAGCGTGCGCAGCTTGGCGGTCGAACCCAGGTTCAGCCGCGCGCCGCTGTTGATGTCGAACGGCTGGTCGATGTTGTCGGCCTGCACCCGCACCACGCTGGCGTTGCCGACACGCTCGAACAGCGTGAAGCTCGCCATCAGCTTCGACGGGTCGTCGTTGTCGCGCAGCAGGTTGTGGCCGTACAGGCCCATGGCGCGCGCATCGGCCTTGTTGTTCACGCGCTGCAGCGTCTCGGTGACGATGCGCTGCGCCTCGCGGTTGATGGTGCTGTCGACCGTCAGGTCGAGCCGGTCCATGTCGTAGCGGCTTTCCACGCCGGTCAGGCGGGCGATGTCGGCGCGCACGCGGTTGACGGCCTTGCGCGTGACGAACGGCTCCTGCGGCCCGCGCTGCGGCGGCGCGGCCTTCTCCAGCGGCTGCGCCAGCGCCGCGTCGCGCAGCTCGGCGGTGATGACGCTGTTGGCGGCCAGCAGGCGCAGGTAGCTGGCCGTCAGCGCATCCAGGTTGGTGTCGTCGCGGCGCAAATGGTAAGACGGCCGGCGCTGCGAGATGATCAGCGACAGCGCACGCTTGAATACCTGCGCCTGGCGCGGCTGCGGCGCGCGCTGGTCCATTTCCTTGAGCAGCCGGTTGACCTCGCCGAAGTCCTCGCCGTACCACACCCACAGCGCGTCGCCGATGCCGTTGATCTCGCCGAAGCCCTCGCGCGCCGACAGCGGCACGGTGTTGAGGTAGTCGACCACGATGCGCTCGCGCGCGCGCTGCGTATCGGGTCCGTCCAGGTAGGCGCGCAGCGACGCCGACGCCATCTGCCGGAATTTCTCCGGGATCGACGCGGTGCGTCCCTCGGGCGAGTGCCGGTACTTCTCGATCTGCGTGGCCAGCGTGCTGCCGCCTGGCGCGTCGTGCGAACGGTCGGCCAGCCGGATGAACTGGTCGAGCACCGCGCGCGACAGCCGGCGCCAGTCCAGCGCCGGGTTCATGTTGGGATATTCGGGGTTGAGCAGGCCCTGATTCTCGACGTACAGCAGCGCGCTCACCAGCAGCGGCGGCACCGTGGCGAAATCGGGATACTGGCGCTGCGGATAGCGCTCGAACGCCAGCGTCAGCCCGTTGCAGTCGCGCAGCAACAGGCCGGCCTGGTTCTTCTCGCGGTACGGCGCGAACAAGCCCTGGTCCATCAGCCTGACCATGTCGGGCGACATGCGCGCCTGCTCGGCGGGAACGTAGCCGCGCTGTCCGAGGCGCTGCGCGAACTGCGGCAGCATGCCGTAGCCCATGCGCGCGTCGTAGGGGCCGGAATGCGGAAAGCGGATGCTGTCGCTGGCGCCCGGCTGGATCTCGAAGGTCAGCCGCTGGCCGAGCCCGCCGATCAGCCGCGACTGCCAGTGCGAATTGCGCACTTCGCTCGCGACCAAGCTATACACGACATAGACGCCCCCGGTGAGGGCGACCGCCAAGCCAGCGAAGATCCAGCCACGACGCGACACGTTTGGGCTTCCCTGTTTGGCCGGCGTTGCGCGCAACGGGGTCCGCGCACCGGCTCGAAGCGCTATGTTCTCGCGGCACGCGCAATGCGCGTGCCGCCTGTCTTGATATTAGTAGGAGTCGGGCCGGCGTGCAGCAAGCATGCGCAGGATCATCGTGCCATCGACCCCACCACGCATCGCGCCGTCGTTAACGCGCGCCATTCGGAGACGCGCTTGCGCCACATGCCGTCGTCCTGCACCGCTGGCGTGCATCACAGTCATGCCTTGTGCGCGCGCGCCACCGGCCTTCCCCCGAACGGGTAGCCTGGGTCGTTGTAGCCGTGGGTCGACGCATGCCCCGGCACGACCATCGCATCGATCATGGATTCTTCCTCGGGCGTGATCGCGGCCCCGAGCGCACCGAAGTAGTCCTCGAACTGCGCCAGCGTACGCGGCCCTGCGATGACCGACGAGATGATGGGGTTGGCCAGCACCCAGGCCGTGGCGAACTGCCCCGGCGTCAGGCCGCGCGCCTCGGCATGCTCCTTGAGTTGCTGCGCGATCACCAGCGATTCCTCGCGGAACTCGGTTTCCATCATGCGACGGTCGGCGCGGCCGGCGCGCGTGCCCTGTTCCGGCGCCTGGCCGGGCGCGTACTTGCCGGTCAGCACGCCACGCGCCACCGGGCTGTAGGGCACCACGCCCAGGCCGTAGTGCTCGCAAGCCGGCAGGATCTCCACCTCGGGCACGCGGTTCAGCAGGTTGTAGTACGGCTGGCAGGCCACCGGGCGCGGCACGCCCAGCTCGCCGCACAGCCGGGCGATCTCGGCGATGCGCCAGCCGCGGAAGTTCGACACCGCCCAGTAGCGGATCTTGCCGCTGCGCACCAGGTCGCCCATCGCGCGGACCGCCTCCTCCAGGTTCTCGCCGGGATAGTCGCGGTGCAGGTAGAGGATGTCGATGTAGTCGGTCGCGAGCCGGTGCAGGCTGTCCTCGACCGCGCGCGCAATCCACACGCGCGAGTAGTGCGAGTGGTTGGGCGCGGACTGCATGGCGTTGCCGAGCTTGGTGGCCAGCACCCAGTCGTGGCGGTTCTCGGTCAGCAGCCGGCCGACCATCTGCTCCGACGCGCCCTTGGTGTAGACGTCGGCGGTATCGATGAAATTCACGCCGTGGTCGCGCGCGCTGGCAACGATGCGCGCCGCCTCGGCTTCGTCGGTCTGGTCGGCAAACATCATGGTGCCCAGGCACAGCGCCGAGACGCGCAGGTTGCTGGCGCCAAGGCGGCGGTAGGGCATGGTGGTGGCTGCTGGCATGGGGTTCTCCGGAAGGGGGTGTGACCACGGTCCCACATTTTGCCGGGAGTTTGGCAGCCTTGCCGGCGCCCCCTGCCAGGGCAACGAATAAATGGGGAAATTCGCCGGTATTTCGCGATTGATGGAACCGTGCTTGCCGGGAGAATGCCGGGGCCTGCACCGGACATATTCCGCGCGCGGCAATTGCCTGTAAATAACCTTGGGGGCGCCGGACATGACCGCTAAGCCGTCAATAGGACATTGCGGACATGGCCAGCCGCAAACGCCCCCCATTTGTGGGGCATCGGCCCTCGAACCACTTTCATCGGTCTGCATTTTTGCCACAGGCGAAACATTTTTGCGATTGGGCGCACGTCGATTTGAGTAAAATGGCGCGCGCTCAAATTCGCCCCGCCGCAGTCAATCACGCTGCCCCTGCCAAATACCTTCAGGAACATGACCCTCCGCTGCGTCTTTCCCGTCTTCAGCCGTCCGCCTGGCACGCCGGCGGGCGCCGTGCGGGCTGGCGCCGGGGCACGGAGCGGCACACCAGGCCGCAGGGGCAACATCCGGCAAGGGGGCCGGCGCGCATGACGGACCGCCACCGCACCGGAACCGGGCGCGACACCGCACTGCGCTTTGCCGTGCGCGCCTGGGCGGCGTGGGCTGGCGGCCTGCAGACACGGCAAGACTGGCACGCCTGGGCCGCTGCTCCCCACCTTCCCCCCGCCCAGCCCGAATCGCCGGCCCTGCCGCAAATGGCGCCCATGTTGCGCCGCCGCCTGCCGCCGCTCGGCCGCGTGGCACTGGCCCCGGCCTATGCCTGCGTGCCGGCCGATGCCGCGGGGGGTGCTGCGGCGGGTGTGATTCCGGCGATCTTTGCCTCGCGGCATGGCGACACCGGCCGCCTCGTGACAATGCTGAGCGAGCTGGCCGTGGGCGACGCGCTGTCGCCGACCGCCTTCGGACTGTCGGTCCATAACGCTATCGGTGCGGTACGTTCGATCGACGTGGCCGATCCGGGCAACCTGCAGGCGCTGTCGGCCGGCCGGGACACCGTCGAAACCGCCGTGCTGGAGGCCTGCAGCCTGCTTGCGGACGGTGCGCCGGAAGTGCTGCTGGTCCATTACGAGGCGCCGCTGGCCGCGCCCTACGCCGCCTTCGCCGACGAGGCTGAAGCCCTGTACAGCTGGTGCTGGCGGCTGGCCGCGCCGCGCGCGGGCGAACCCTGCTACACGCTGGCCCTTGCAGATGGCCGCAACACCGACAGCGCCCCGCCGCCGGGCATGCCGCTGCCGCACGGCCTGGAGGTGCTGCGCTTCATGCTGGCCGGCGAGCCGCGCCTGTGCCATCGGGGCGAGAGCGCCGACTGGCAGTGGCAGCGACATGGTTGAGCGCTTCGACCGCGCGTGGCGCGTGTGCGCCACGGGCCTGTGCTTCTCCGGCTTCGGGCTGGGCGGGCTGGTGCTGCGCGTGCTGGTGTTCCCGGCCCTGTCGCTCGCGCCATGGAGCGCCGCGCGCCGCCAGCGCGCCTGCAGGCACGTGATCCACCATGCGTTCCGGCTGTTCCTGTGGCTGATGTGCGCGGTCGGCGTGATCCGCTATGAAGTGCGCAACGCGCGGCGGCTGGACCGCGAAGGGCTGCTGATCGTGGCCAACCATCCATCGCTGATCGACGTCGTGTTCCTGATCGCGCTGACGCGCCGCGCCGACTGCGTGGTCAAGGCCGGCCTGGCGCGCAATCCGTTCACGCGCGGGCCGGTGCTGGCCACCGGTTATGTGCAGAACGATTCCGGCGCGGCGATGGTGCAGGGCTGCATCGATTCGCTGCGCGCGGGCAACAACCTCGTGATCTTTCCGGAGGGCACGCGCACGCCCGCCGACGGCAGCCTGCGGCTGCAACGCGGCGCCGCGAATATCGCGGTGCGCGGCGGCTTTGCGCTGACCCCGGTGGTGATCCGCTGCGAGCCGCCCACGCTGCGCAAGGGCGACAAGTGGTACCAGGTGCCGGTGCGCCGCCCGCGCTATGTCATCGACGTGCGCGAAGATATCGACCCGGCGCGGCTTGCTGCGCCCGGCGCCGATGACGCCATGGCCGTGCGCGCGGTCACGCTGGCACTGACCGATTATTTTTCCAGGGAGATTCGCCGTGCAGGCGCTTGAACAAGAAATCAAAGAACTGATCGTTTCGTCGCTGTCGCTGGAGGAAGTCGCAGCGGCCGACATCGATACCGACGCGCCGCTGTTCGTCGAGGGCCTGGGCCTGGACTCGATCGACGCGCTCGAACTCGGGCTGGCGCTGCAGAAGCGCTTCGGCGTCTCCATGAGCGGCGACAAGGACGCGGTGCGGGCGCGCTTTGCCAGCGTGGCAACGCTGGCCGCCTTTGTCGCCGACCATCGTGCCGCCAATGGTGCCGCTAACGGTGCCGCCAATGGCGCCGAGCAGGCCGCGGCCTGACGGCCGCGGCGCGTCCCTGGTAACCGACTCCATCAAGCTGGTAGGCATGGCCATGACCCACGACGAAATCTTTGCGCGCATTGCGGCAGTCCTGCAGGACTCGTTCGAAATCGACGCCGACCGTATCCGCCCGGAAGCCCGGCTGTATGAAGACCTGGACATCGACAGCATCGACGCCGTCGACCTGCTGGTCAAGCTCAAGCCGATGCTCGACAAGCCGCTCAAGCCCGAGCAATTCAAGTCCGTGCGCACCATCGAGGACGTGGTGCAGGCGCTGGCGCTGCTGATCGATTCCGATTCCGCCGCGACCGCCTGATGGCATGGCGCAACTGGAGCCTGGTGGCGCTGACGCTGTGCTACCCGGTCATGGTCTATGCCGGCCTGCAGTACTGGCCACCGCGCATGGTGGCCCTGCTGCTGATCGCATTGATGGCGCTGCGCCTGGCCGCGGCCAGGCAGGCCGGGTGGTGGCCCATGGCGCTGGCCGCCGGCGCCGCTGCGCTGGCGGTGCTGGCCTCGGACGACGCCATGCCGCTCAAGCTCTACCCCGCGCTGGTCAACGCCGTGCTGCTGGCCGTATTCGGCTGGAGCCTGTGGCGTCCGCCCAGCATCGTGGAACGGCTGGCACGACTGCGCGAACCCTCGCTGTCGCGCACCGGCGTTGCCTACACGCGCAAGGTTACCGTGGCGTGGTGCCTGTTCTTTTGCGGCAATGGCGCGATCGCGCTCGGCACCGCGCTGTTTGCCAGCGACCGGGCCTGGGCGGTCTATAACGGCGCCGTTGCCTATGTGCTGATCGGCGCCATGTTCGCCGGTGAGTGGCTGGTGCGGCAGCGGGTGATGGCGGAGAGCCGCCATGACTGAATTGCCGGCCGGCACGCACGAGAACTGGCACGGCGTGCGCGGCGCCATGGCCGCGCTGGCGCACCGCGTGGCCCGCCAGCACGATGCCGGCGCCGCCCGCCTGCTGGCACGCGCCGCAGCCTGGCGCGCGGCGTTCGCCGCCGCGCCGGGCGAACGCTGGGCCCTCTATCTCGAGTCGACCCCGGAATTTGCCGCGGCGCTGTTCGGCGCCTGGCACGCAGGCAAGCACGTGGTGCTGCCGGGCGACACGCGCCCCGATACGCTGCAGCGGTTGCGCGCCCATTGCGATGGCTGGGCCGGCGACTTGCCGCAAGCGCTGCAGCCCGCACCGGACACCGCCGGCGATGCCTGGCCGCTGCTGCCTGCCGACGCCGCCATCACGCTGTTCACCTCCGGCTCGACCGGCGCGCCCGAGGCCATCGCCAAGCGCCTGGCACAGCTCGATGCCGAAACCGGCGCGCTCCAGGCCGCCTTCGGTGCCCAGCTGCCGCATGACGTGCGGCTGCTGACCACGGTTTCGCACCAGCATATCTACGGCCTGCTGTTCTGCGTGCTGTGGCCGCTGGCGGCCGGCCGTGCGCTGCCGCATGCGCGGCTGGCCTTCCACGAGGAAATCGTCGCCACGTGCAGCGCGTCTGCGGCGGTGCCGACGGCGCTGGTTACCAGCCCGGCGCACCTGCGCCGCATGCCCGAGGCGCTGGACTGGGCCGCGGCGCGTGCCGTGGTGCGCGCGGTGTTCTCGTCGGGCGGGCCCCTTCCGCCCGCGGCGGCGGACGACGCACTGCGCCATCTCGGCCAGTCGCCGATCGAAGTGTTCGGCAGCTCCGAGACCGGTGGCATCGCCTGGCGCCAGCGTGCGCGCCAGCAGGACCGCTGGACCGCCTTGCCGGGGGTGGCCTGGCGCCTGCAGGACGGCTTTCTCGCGGTGCGTTCCGCGCACCTGCCCGCGCACCTGCCCGCGCACCTGCCCGACCACGGCTGGCATGTCTGCGCCGACCTGGCGCATGCCGACGGCGAGCACGGCTTCGTGCTGGCGGGGCGCGCCGACCGCGTGGCCAAGATCGAAGAGAAGCGCGTGTCGCTGACCGCCATCGAACAGGCGCTGGCGGCGTCGCCGCTGGTGCAGGAGGCCCGCGTCGTGCTGATCGACCTGGACGTGGGCGCGCGCGTGGCGGCGGCCGTCGTGCCGAGCCAGGCGGGCGCCGCCATGCTGGCCGGCTCTGGCCAGCATCGCGGCCGCGCCGCGCTGCTCGCCGCGCTCAAGGCTGCGGTGGCCGGCAAGGTCGACCCGCTGGCGCTGCCGCGCCGCTGGCACCTGGCCGCCGGCGCCCTGCCGGCGAACACGCAGGGCAAGACCACCGAGGCCATGCTGCGCGAGCTGTTCCGCCAGACCCTGCCGCGCGCCACGTGGATCGAGCGCGATGCCCAGCGCGCGGCGGCGCTGCTGGACGTGGGCGAGCATCTCGCCATCTTCGACGGGCACTTCCCCGGCACGCCGATCGTGCCCGGCGTGGCGCAGGTGGACTGGGTCATGGCGCTCGCGCCGCAGCGCCTGCCCGTGCCGCCGCGCGAGCGCTTCGCGCGGCTCGACGTGCTGAAGTTCCAGGGCATCATCCGGCCCGGCATGCAAGTGCGGCTGGACCTCGACTGGCAGGCCGACAAGCTGGTGCTGGCATTCCGGCTGAGTTCCGCGGCCGGCCCGCACGCCAGCGGCCGCATCGTCTTCAGGAGCGAGCATGGCTGACGCCGGCACTGCCTTCCGGCCCGTGGTGGTGGTGCCGGTCTACAACCACGAGCGCGCCATCGGCGCCATGGTCGAGGCCATCCTGGCACACCCGGTGCCGTGCCTGCTGGTCGACGATGGCAGCGACGCAGGTTGCGCGCAGGTGTTGCGCACGCTGGCCGACCGCCATGCAGCCCGCGTCACGCTGGTCAGGCTGGCACGCAACCAGGGCAAGGGCGCCGCCGTGACCGCCGGCTTCGAGGCTGCCTTGCGCGGCGGCTACACCCATGCCCTGCAGATCGACGCCGACGGGCAGCACGATGCCGGCTGCATTCCCGCCTTCCTGGACCTGGCGCGGCGCCACCCCGCAGCCATGGTGTGCGGCAACCCGGTCTATGACGCCTCGGTGCCGCGCGCCCGGCTGATCGGGCGCTACCTGACCCATGTGTGGGTGTGGGTGCATACGCTCTCGTTCGCCGTGCGCGACTCGATGTGCGGGCTGCGCGTCTATCCGCTTGCCGAAGCGGTTCCCGTCACGCGCGCCAGCCGGATCGGACCGCGCATGGAGTTCGATATCGAGATCCTGGTACGACTCGCCTGGCGCGGCGTGCGCATCCTCAACATCCCGACGCCGGTCACCTACCCCAGCGACGGCGTGTCGCATTTCCGCGTCTGGCGCGACAACCTGCGCATCTCGTGGATGCACACGCGCCTGTTCTTCGGCATGCTGCGGCGCCTGCCCATACTGGTGGGACGCAAGCTGGCATGAGCATGACCGCACCGGGGATGCCCCCACCCCCTGCCGCCCCTGCCACCACGCGCCACTGGAGCCGCATCGGCGAGGCCACCTGCGTATGGGGCGTGTGGTGCCTGTACGCAATCCACCGCCTGTTCGGCCGCCTGGCGTTCCGCGCAGTGCTGTATCCGGTGGTGACGTACTACTGGCTCGCGCACGGCGCGGCCCGGCGTGCATCGCTGGACTACCTGCGTCGCGTTCATCGGGCCACCGGCGCGGCCGGCACGGCACCGGGCGCGCGCCAGACCCTGCGCCACCTTTACGCCTTCGCCGACACGCTGCTCGACAAGCTGCTCGCGATCGGCGGCCGCTATGCCTTCGGCAACGTCACGCGCGAAGGCGCCGAGGTGATGCTGCGCCAGATCGAAAGCGGCCGCGGCGGCATCATCGTCACCGCGCACATGGGCTGCCTGGAGCTGTGCCGGGTGCTGGCGCGCCACCGTGCCGGCCTGCGCCTGACCGTGCTGGTCCATACCGCGCACGCACAGCGCTTCAACCGCATCCTTGCCCGTATCGACCCCGGCGCCACGCTGCAGCTTTACCAGGTCGACGAGATCTCGCCCGCGACCGCGCAGGAGCTGGCCGACAAGGTCCGCGCCGGCGAGTTCGTGGCGATCGCCGGCGACCGCGCGCCGGCCCATGGCGGGCGCGCGGTCAGCGTGCCGTTCCTGGGCGCGCCGGCGCGCTTCCCGGTCGGGCCCTACGTGCTGGCCGCGTTGCTGGACTGCCCCCTGTTCGCGATGGGCTGCATCCGCCACGGCGACGGCCACCTGCTGCGCTTTACCGAGCTGGCGCGCGAAGTACGGCTGCCGCGCGCCAGCCGCGCCGATGCGCTGGCCGGCTATGCCCGCAGCTACGCCGACTGGCTGGCGCAGCTGCTGGTGCTGTCGCCGTACGACTGGTTCAATTTCTACGATTTCTGGGCCGATCCGGAGGCTGGCGCCGGCCGTGCGCAAAGCCAGCGATCGAACCCCACCATGCCATGACCCAGGACCTCAGTCACGAAATCACCCTGCGCCCCGCCTTCCACGACCTCGACCCGATGGACGTGGTCTGGCACGGCAACTACGTGCGCTACCTGGAGCAGGCGCGATGCGCACTGCTGGCCCGCTTTGCCTATGACTACCCCGCCATGCGCGACTCCGGCTATGCCTGGCCGGTGGTCGACCTGCGCCTGCGCTACGTGCGGCCGCTGGTCTACGGCCAGGCGGTGACCGTGCGCGCCACCATCGTCGAATGGGAGAACCGGCTCAAGATCGACTACCTGCTGCGCGATGCCGCCACCGGCGAGCGCCTGACCAAGGGCTATTCGGTGCAGGTGGCGGTGGACATGCGCACCGGCGAGATGTGCTACGAATGCCCGCCGGTGCTGTGGGAGCGGCTGGGGGTGCAGCGATGAGGCGCCGTACCTTGCTCGCGGCGATGGGTGCCGCGTGCCTGCCCGCGTGGCCGGTCCATGGCGCGGAACGCGCGCAGGACACCCTGGACGCCATCGCGGCCCGGCTGGCCGATGCGCCGGTGATCCACGGCCGCTTCGAGCAGCGCCGCCAGCTGGCGGGCTTTGCCAGCCCGCTGGTATCGCGCGGCGATTTCGTGCTGGCGCGCGAGCGCGGGCTGGCGTGGGCCACGCGCGAGCCGATCGTGTCGAGCCTGCTGGTCACGCCCACGCAGCTGGTGGTGCGCGGCGCCGACGGACAAGTGCAGCAGCGCCTGGCGGCCGATGCGCAGCCGGCCATGCGCGTGGTCGGCGAATCGATGATCGCGGTGCTGCGCGGCGACCTGTCGGCGCTGTCGGCGCGCTTTGCCATCGATGCGCGGCTGACCGGCAAGGAGGGCTGGGCGCTGACGCTGACGCCGACCGACAACGGCATCCGGCGCGCCTTTGCGCGCATCGAGCTGGCCGGCGACCGCTTCGTGCGCAGCATCCGGCTGGATGAGGCCGGTGGCGACGCCACCCAGATCCGGCTGCTCGGACCGGCGGCGGCGGCGCGGCTCACCGCGGCGGAGGCGCAGCGCTTTGAGTGAGCCGTCCCACCGCATGGCCGGCAGCCGCCGTGCAGAGTCTCCGGCCAGCGCCAGCTACGCCAGCCCCGCCCGCATGGCGCCGCTGGCGCGCGGGTTGGCGCGCGTGCTGGCGTTTTGCTGGCTGCTGGCCGTGCTGGCGCTGGCCCTGCACCAGGTCAGCTTCTGGCGCAGCGATCGCATCGACACCGATGTCATGGCGCTGCTGCCTGGCAGCGAGCGCACCGCCACCGCCGACCGCGTGCTGCGCCAGCTGGCCGACGGGGTCTCGCGCGAGATCGTCGTGCTGGTCGGCGCGCCTGACTGGGAGCAGGCGCGCGCCGCCGCGCAGCGCTTCGGCCAGGCCACCGGCATGCATCCCGAACTGCTGCGCCCGGTCGACAAGATCGGCGCCTTCGATTTCGACGCGGCGCTGGCCTTCTACCGGCCCTGGCGCGAGCACCTGCTGACCGACGCCCAGCGCGCCATGCTCGGCCGGGCCGATGCCGACACGCTGGCGCAGCAGGCGCTGGCGCGGCTGTACCAGTTCGCCGCCGGCGCCTCGCTGTCGGGCTGGTCCGCCGATCCGCTCGGGCTGTGGCAGGACTGGTGGCTGGCGCGCGCCGACATGACGCGCGTGCGTGAACGCGACGGCCTGGCGGCCTTCAGCGCCGACGGCCTGCAGTGGGTGCTGCTGACCTACCGCATCGGCAAACCCGCCTTCTCCGTCAGCGGCGATACGGACTATGGCGACCTGCTCGCCGCGGCCGGCGCAGGCGCGCGCAGCGGCCACGGTGCGGTGCGCGTGGTGATGGCCGGCATCCCGCTGCACGCCGAAGCCGCCGCGGCGCAGGCCAGCTTCGAGATGAACGTGATCGGGCTGGGCTCGCTGGCGGCGGTGCTGCTGCTGGTATGGCTGGCGTTCCGCTCGCTGCGGCCGATCTTGCTGGTGGCCCTGTCGCTGGCCATCGGCACCGCCGCCGCGATCTCCGTGACGGCCGCCGTATTCGACCGCGTGCACCTGATCACGCTGGTGTTCGGCGCCAGCCTCGTCGGCGTGGCGGAAGACTACGGCATTCACTACTTCGTGACCCGGCAGGCCAACCGGCGGCGCACGCCCGCGGGGGTGATGCGCATGCTGCTGCCGGGCATGACGCTGGCGCTGGCGACCAGCGTGGTCGCCTACCTGGCGCTGGGCATCGCGCCTTTCCCGGGGCTGCGCCAGATGGCGCTGTTCTCGGCGGTCGGGCTGGCTGCCGCCTTCCTGACCGTGGTGCTGTGGTTCCCGCTGCTCGACCGCGGCAGCCTGCGCCCGACACCGCTGTCGGCATGGCTGGCCGACAGCCTGGCGCGCTGGCCGCGCGTGGGGGCCGATCGCCGCACACTGGTGCTGGGCGCGTTGCTGGCCGCGTTTATCGTGCCGGGCCTGTGGCAGGTGCGCGTGGTGGACGACGTGCGCCAGCTGCAGAGCTCGCCCCCGGCGCTGATCGAAGCACAGCGCACCGCCGGGCGCCTGCTCGGCAGTCCCAGCCCCGCCCAGCTCCTGCTGGTGCGCGGCGCGTCGCCCGACCAGGTGCTGCAGCGCGAGGAAGCCGCCAAGGCGGCGCTGGCGGGCATCGTCGCGAGGGGCGGCATCGACGGGTTTATCGCCGTGTCGGACTGGGTGCCCTCGGCGGCACGGCAGCGTGCCGATGCGGCACTGGC
This genomic interval from Cupriavidus oxalaticus contains the following:
- a CDS encoding LpxL/LpxP family acyltransferase, whose translation is MSMTAPGMPPPPAAPATTRHWSRIGEATCVWGVWCLYAIHRLFGRLAFRAVLYPVVTYYWLAHGAARRASLDYLRRVHRATGAAGTAPGARQTLRHLYAFADTLLDKLLAIGGRYAFGNVTREGAEVMLRQIESGRGGIIVTAHMGCLELCRVLARHRAGLRLTVLVHTAHAQRFNRILARIDPGATLQLYQVDEISPATAQELADKVRAGEFVAIAGDRAPAHGGRAVSVPFLGAPARFPVGPYVLAALLDCPLFAMGCIRHGDGHLLRFTELAREVRLPRASRADALAGYARSYADWLAQLLVLSPYDWFNFYDFWADPEAGAGRAQSQRSNPTMP
- a CDS encoding acyl-CoA thioesterase; this translates as MTQDLSHEITLRPAFHDLDPMDVVWHGNYVRYLEQARCALLARFAYDYPAMRDSGYAWPVVDLRLRYVRPLVYGQAVTVRATIVEWENRLKIDYLLRDAATGERLTKGYSVQVAVDMRTGEMCYECPPVLWERLGVQR
- a CDS encoding LolA family protein — protein: MRRRTLLAAMGAACLPAWPVHGAERAQDTLDAIAARLADAPVIHGRFEQRRQLAGFASPLVSRGDFVLARERGLAWATREPIVSSLLVTPTQLVVRGADGQVQQRLAADAQPAMRVVGESMIAVLRGDLSALSARFAIDARLTGKEGWALTLTPTDNGIRRAFARIELAGDRFVRSIRLDEAGGDATQIRLLGPAAAARLTAAEAQRFE
- a CDS encoding MMPL family transporter; this translates as MSEPSHRMAGSRRAESPASASYASPARMAPLARGLARVLAFCWLLAVLALALHQVSFWRSDRIDTDVMALLPGSERTATADRVLRQLADGVSREIVVLVGAPDWEQARAAAQRFGQATGMHPELLRPVDKIGAFDFDAALAFYRPWREHLLTDAQRAMLGRADADTLAQQALARLYQFAAGASLSGWSADPLGLWQDWWLARADMTRVRERDGLAAFSADGLQWVLLTYRIGKPAFSVSGDTDYGDLLAAAGAGARSGHGAVRVVMAGIPLHAEAAAAQASFEMNVIGLGSLAAVLLLVWLAFRSLRPILLVALSLAIGTAAAISVTAAVFDRVHLITLVFGASLVGVAEDYGIHYFVTRQANRRRTPAGVMRMLLPGMTLALATSVVAYLALGIAPFPGLRQMALFSAVGLAAAFLTVVLWFPLLDRGSLRPTPLSAWLADSLARWPRVGADRRTLVLGALLAAFIVPGLWQVRVVDDVRQLQSSPPALIEAQRTAGRLLGSPSPAQLLLVRGASPDQVLQREEAAKAALAGIVARGGIDGFIAVSDWVPSAARQRADAALASGLEGQVRERVARMLHTAAPAAPAAGGMAPADDVLTLQHWLAHPVSEALRHLWLGRESRDGSHASVMLLRGLDDPRTMPAVQAAVAGVPGVEWVDRVADLSGLLHHYRVLMSWLLLAGAAAVAVLLAWRYGRASWRALVPTLLAGLFSVALLGWLHVPLQLFPVLALALLLGVGVDYGIFLLEHPGDGVSWTAIVLGAASTLLAFGLLGLSSTPALHAFGVTMLAGVGAVWVLSPWFRPPAAHGHA